In the Fuerstiella sp. genome, GCAGAGTAAATTCAATTGAACCTGCCGCCGGGACGCGGATCGAATGTTCCACGACCACACGCACAAATGAGATTCAAAGAAAAATTCATGGATGATGTGTTTCCTGTGCGTTTGCAACGGAGCTGAATTTTTCCATCCAGTGCTGGACCTGCATTGCATCCGTGTACGTTGCTCCGACCGGGACGGACTGCAAGCCGCGTACGACTCGGCAGAAACACCGTTGTTCCTCGGCCATCATTCCGCTGGGTGGATCGGAGCGTATTTCGAGTGCCAATGGCCAGGACGCCTGCGAGTCCCAGACTTCGATGGGCCTTGGATTTGGCGTCAGTCTGGCTGACCATCCCTCCCCGAATACTTCGGCTCGATCAAATCCTCGTGGTGGCATTCCTGATGGAGTGAGGTACGACGCTGCGAACGATGCAAGCGGGCCTCGATCCCACCTGAGCTGCGCCAATGCCAGATCGATCTCTCCGTCAGCCGTGCGATGGAATTGCGCACTGAAGTGATCTGGTTCAGCGCGATCGAGCAATACCTGCACCGAGTAGAGATCGTGGACCATTGCCGCATGCAGCGGATTCTCTCCAGGAAAGTCCCTGACGATGCTGGCCGGGCGATGCCGTACGCAGTTAATGTATGAAATTGATCCGCGCTGCTGCACCTCACTGAGTAACTGCTGATACTCGCTGTTAAACAGCAGGATGTGTCCGATCATAAGATTGCGCGAGTCTGCCTTCACCAGAGTTGCCAGGCTCCGGCTTTCGTCCAGGTTGTCCGAAATCGGTTTTTCCAGCAGGACGGTTTTTCCACTCTTCAGCAGAAGCGTGGTGATGGAGACATGTGAGGCCGTACTGCTGGCAACGATCCATGCTTCCGCCGGGGATTCAGAAACAGCTTGCTCAAGACTGGTCCAGCCGCGAATACCGGGCAGTTCCCGGGCCATCTTGTCCAGACTGTCCTGTCGTCGAGCCACCAGTGCCACCAGTTCCGCTTCTGCAATTCCGGCTGCTGTCAGAGCATGCAGGCGTCCGAAACGGCCGAGGCCAATCACACCCAGCTTCACAGGTGCAGAATGATTCGGGATCATTGTTATAAGTGACTCCATGGAAAAAACAGAAGTTCTGACCAGGCACATTTTGTGGCGTCCGATGTTCCACTGATCCAGGCCGGATCCGGAAACGGACGCCGATTGTCGCATTCCGTTCAACGATGCCCTGTTCGGAGCGCATCACAGAAACTACATTCCGGCTGTCCAACAATGGTTTGAGTTGCCTGTATTTGGAGCGATTACCGGAAACGGATCCTACTATGACGATGACAGACTCTGAAACGCTGAAGCAACAAATCCGCAGGAACGTCGATCGGAAACGCGATGAGATCATCAACATCGGGGAAACGATCATGGATGCACCGGAGCTGGGTTTCAAGGAAACTCAAACTGCGGAGCGTGTGCGGCAGTTATTCAGTCAGTGCCGCCTTCCGTTTGAAGACGGACTGGCACTGACTGGTGTCAAAGCGATTCTGCGCGGTGCAAAACCAGGTCCGACAATTGCTTTGATGGGGGAACTGGATGCTTTGCAGGTGCCCGGTCACCCGCGGGCAGATCCGGACACGGGGGCAGCACATGCCTGCGGTCACAATGCTCAGATTGCAGGATTACTCGGTGCAGCCACCGCATTGTGCGATGCCGACATCGCACAGCATATTGCGGGTAATATCGTCTTCTTCGCAGTTCCCGCGGAAGAGTTTGTCGAGATCGACTATCGGATCGGTCTGGTGAGGGA is a window encoding:
- a CDS encoding Gfo/Idh/MocA family oxidoreductase, with the translated sequence MIPNHSAPVKLGVIGLGRFGRLHALTAAGIAEAELVALVARRQDSLDKMARELPGIRGWTSLEQAVSESPAEAWIVASSTASHVSITTLLLKSGKTVLLEKPISDNLDESRSLATLVKADSRNLMIGHILLFNSEYQQLLSEVQQRGSISYINCVRHRPASIVRDFPGENPLHAAMVHDLYSVQVLLDRAEPDHFSAQFHRTADGEIDLALAQLRWDRGPLASFAASYLTPSGMPPRGFDRAEVFGEGWSARLTPNPRPIEVWDSQASWPLALEIRSDPPSGMMAEEQRCFCRVVRGLQSVPVGATYTDAMQVQHWMEKFSSVANAQETHHP